Proteins co-encoded in one Brassica oleracea var. oleracea cultivar TO1000 chromosome C4, BOL, whole genome shotgun sequence genomic window:
- the LOC106340358 gene encoding protein ELC-like, producing the protein MASSSSSSSPLKFIEKALLATGPFALSYTDPDQKWVIRKHLTSFLQDFSNFDLSTDTFNHNNGTTVQLFRLDGSLRTPQQSTAVQLTIWVHENYPLTPPLVFVIPPDSMTPVRTNHPFVSSSGYTNSNYIETWEYPPCNLLNFVRNLRRVLANDHPFVQTDSIPTKTRSVSRPEALDRLVTSLHYDVLAIMSISEEEIESLWRLQKEVKQRSESVRTIISDLETERETLKENVLKLEEDTDVLAIWVERNYPKLMKATSKDVGVEEMFEMEEEKKLLVESLAADKAIEDVLCNLEEASRRGEMEIGSYLKHVRVLAREQFFSRHHHLYM; encoded by the coding sequence ATGGCATCATCATCATCATCATCTTCTCCACTAAAATTCATAGAGAAGGCTCTTCTTGCAACTGGTCCATTTGCTCTGTCCTACACCGATCCAGACCAGAAATGGGTCATAAGAAAGCATCTAACTTCGTTCCTCCAAGACTTCTCAAACTTCGACCTCTCTACTGATACTTTCAACCACAACAACGGAACCACAGTTCAACTCTTTCGTCTGGATGGCTCTCTACGTACTCCTCAACAAAGCACAGCTGTACAGTTGACCATTTGGGTTCACGAGAACTACCCGTTGACTCCTCCTCTTGTCTTTGTGATCCCTCCTGATTCGATGACTCCGGTTCGGACCAACCACCCATTCGTCAGCTCCTCTGGTTACACAAACTCTAACTACATCGAGACTTGGGAGTACCCACCGTGCAATCTCCTCAACTTCGTTCGAAACCTCAGGAGAGTTCTTGCTAATGACCACCCGTTTGTTCAGACAGACTCCATCCCGACCAAGACTCGGTCGGTTTCAAGACCCGAAGCTCTAGACAGGTTAGTCACGAGTCTCCACTACGACGTGTTGGCAATCATGTCAATATCAGAGGAAGAGATTGAAAGCCTCTGGAGACTCCAGAAGGAAGTGAAGCAAAGATCAGAATCGGTTAGAACGATCATCAGCGACCTTGAGACAGAGAGGGAGACACTTAAAGAGAATGTTCTGAAGCTCGAAGAGGACACAGATGTGTTGGCTATATGGGTGGAGAGGAACTATCCCAAGCTGATGAAAGCGACGTCCAAGGACGTGGGAGTCGAAGAGATGTTTGAAATGGAAGAAGAGAAGAAACTGTTGGTGGAGAGCTTGGCGGCAGATAAGGCTATTGAAGATGTGCTGTGTAATTTGGAAGAAGCTAGTAGAAGGGGAGAGATGGAGATTGGTTCGTATCTGAAGCATGTTAGAGTCTTGGCTAGAGAACAGTTCTTCTCGAGGCATCATCACCTATATATGTAA
- the LOC106336875 gene encoding guanylate-binding protein 4-like, with translation MDRAFVFLLSLCLLLQTSLSIENFHQAFPIVEPDPNHTKLRLSREGLEAISRITTPIAAVAVIGPYRSGKSFLLNQLLSLSCYEGFGVGHMRDTKTKGIWVWGTPLELEIDGVKTSIIYLDTEGFESVGKSNVYDDRIFALATVMSSVLIYNLPETIREADISRLSFAVELAEEFYGRVKGQDVAFEPSKLLWLIQRDFLQGKSVKEMVDEALKHVPNEDGNKNIDQVNRIRDSLAIMGDNSTAFSLPQPHLMRTKLCDLKDEELDPTYVARRDQLKKLVASILRPKIVQGKALNGKEFISFLEQILDALNKGEIPSTGSLVEIFNKDIVERCVKLYNERMVKLRLPMSEEYLQSAHETAHNEAIKAFDAQHFGRQHAKKSVDQLDEQMQEVYKNFVLANEYQSSKLCEALYTKCEDDMDHLQALRLPSMAKFNAGFVYCNQSFEHQCVGPSKQSYEQRLTKMMGKARSLFIKEYNNRLFNWLVAFSLVTVVVGRFIIKFILLEMAAWILFIFLETYTRMFWTAESLFYNPVWHFIVGTWETVVYSPVLDLDRWAIPIVCIIALCVLYWRCYGKRKHGSSWLLPMYNKNGRSRERSE, from the exons ATGGATCGGGCGTTTGTTTTCTTACTGTCTCTCTGCCTCTTGTTGCAAACGTCTCTCTCGATTGAGAATTTTCACCAGGC TTTTCCTATAGTGGAGCCTGATCCGAATCATACAAAGCTTCGGCTTAGTAGAGAAGGTTTGGAAGCAATTAGCAGAATCACTACTCCTATTGCTGCTGTTGCG GTGATTGGCCCATACCGTTCTGGAAAATCTTTTCTACTCAATCAGCTTCTTTCCCTTTCTTGTTATGAAG GTTTTGGTGTTGGACACATGCGTGATACAAAAACAAAAG GTATCTGGGTGTGGGGAACACCACTAGAGCTAGAGATTGACGGAGTTAAAACTTCAATTATTTACCTTGACACTGAAGGATTTGAAAGTGTTGGAAAGTCAAATGTTTATGACGATCG AATATTTGCTCTGGCAACAGTTATGAGTTCTGTGCTTATCTATAATCTGCCTGAAACC ATCCGCGAAGCTGATATTTCTAGGCTCTCCTTTGCTGTTGAGTTAGCAGAAGAATTTTACGGAAG AGTAAAG GGACAAGACGTTGCTTTTGAACCGTCAAAGCTCCTGTGGCTTATCCAGCGTGATTTTCTGC AAGGTAAGTCGGTGAAGGAAATGGTGGATGAAGCTCTCAAACACGTCCCTAATGAAGATG GTAACAAAAACATTGATCAG GTTAACCGGATCCGGGATTCCTTGGCGATTATGGGTGACAACAGCACTGCCTTCAGCTTACCACAG CCTCACCTCATGCGGACGAAGCTGTGTGATCTGAAGGATGAGGAACTGGACCCTACCTATGTGGCAAGGCGTGACCAATTGAAAAAGCTCGTTGCTAGTATCCTCCGCCCAAAGATAGTGCAGGGGAAAGCATTAAATGGAAAGGAGTTTATTTCTTTCCTGGAACAG ATACTGGATGCGCTAAATAAAGGAGAGATTCCATCAACAGGGTCACTAGTTGAGATATTCAATAAAGATATCGTTGAGAGATGTGTGAAGCTGTACAATGAGAGGATGGTGAAACTGCGGCTACCTATGTCCGAAGAGTATCTCCAAAGTGCACATGAAACAGCACATAACGAAGCTATCAAAGCGTTTGACGCTCAGCATTTCGGAAGACAGCATGCGAAGAAATCTGTGGATCAGTTGGATGAACAGATGCAAGAG GTATATAAGAATTTTGTTCTTGCAAATGAATACCAATCGTCAAAGCTCTGCGAGGCGCTGTACACAAAGTGTGAAGACGACATGGACCACTTGCAAGCTCTCCGGCTCCCTTCCATGGCGAAATTCAACGCAGGTTTCGTGTACTGCAACCAGAGTTTTGAACACCAATGTGTCGGTCCTTCGAAACAAAGCTATGAGCAGAGGTTAACCAAG ATGATGGGGAAGGCACGGTCATTGTTCATCAAAGAATACAATAACAGGCTGTTCAACTGGCTGGTTGCGTTCTCTCTGGTAACGGTAGTGGTGGGACGGTTCATTATAAAGTTCATTTTGTTGGAAATGGCGGCATGGATACTCTTCATATTCTTGGAGACGTACACAAGGATGTTCTGGACAGCGGAATCTCTTTTCTACAACCCGGTCTGGCATTTCATCGTTGGGACTTGGGAGACTGTTGTGTATAGTCCCGTTCTCGACTTGGACAG ATGGGCGATTCCTATAGTCTGCATTATTGCATTGTGTGTGCTTTATTGGCGGTGTTATGGAAAGAGGAAACACGGGTCTAGTTGGCTTCTTCCGATGTACAACAAGAATGGTCGGAGCAGGGAACGGTCAGAGTAA
- the LOC106340665 gene encoding protease inhibitor HPI-like, producing the protein MSSECAGKNSWPELLGTNGDYAASVIERENSRVDAMVILDGTPVTGDFRCDRVRVRVNRNRIVVQVPTTG; encoded by the exons ATGTCGTCCGAATGTGCTG GGAAGAACTCATGGCCAGAGCTTTTGGGAACAAATGGAGACTATGCGGCTTCCGTGATAGAAAGAGAGAACTCGAGAGTCGATGCAATGGTGATCTTGGATGGAACTCCAGTGACTGGAGACTTCAGGTGCGACCGGGTCAGGGTTAGGGTTAATAGAAACCGTATCGTCGTCCAGGTCCCTACGACCGGCTAG
- the LOC106341563 gene encoding protease inhibitor HPI-like codes for MRDSVIKRENSGVNVVVILDGSPVTGDLRCDRVRVCVDGNRIVVQVPTAG; via the coding sequence ATGCGGGATTCAGTGATCAAAAGAGAGAATTCAGGTGTCAATGTAGTCGTGATTTTGGATGGAAGTCCAGTGACTGGAGACCTCAGGTGCGACCGCGTAAGGGTTTGTGTTGATGGAAATCGTATCGTCGTCCAAGTCCCTACCGCTGGCTAG
- the LOC106339162 gene encoding LOW QUALITY PROTEIN: nuclear transcription factor Y subunit B-1 (The sequence of the model RefSeq protein was modified relative to this genomic sequence to represent the inferred CDS: inserted 4 bases in 3 codons; deleted 2 bases in 1 codon): MADPPSSXSAGGESGGWVKEQDXYLPIANISRIMKRALPPQXEIGKEDAKDTVQECVSEFITSEASDKCQKEKRKTVNGEDLLWVVTTLGFEDYLPGTLEAAFTSSPHLFQSFYNSNTLVVVVGTRHDRELIGSFQLC; this comes from the exons ATGGCGGATCCGCCTTCGAG CTCGGCAGGCGGAGAAAGCGGCGGCTGGGTTAAGGAGCAGG AATACCTTCCAATAGCTAATATAAGCAGGATCATGAAGAGGGCGTTGCCTCCCC CGGAAATCGGTAAAGAAGACGCTAAAGACACTGTCCAGGAATGCGTCTCTGAGTTCATCACCAGCGA GGCGAGTGATAAGTGCCAGAAAGAGAAGAGGAAAACTGTGAATGGTGAGGATTTGTTGTGGGTAGTGACA ACATTAGGATTTGAGGATTACCTTCCTGGAACCCTTGAAGCTGCATTCACTTCTTCACCTCACCTTTTTCAAAGCTTTTATAACTCAAATACATTAGTAGTTGTTGTTGGTACTCGACATGACAGAGAACTGATTGGGTCTTTTCAGTTGTGTTAG
- the LOC106340802 gene encoding salt stress-induced hydrophobic peptide ESI3, translated as MGSETFLEVILAILLPPVGVFLRYGCGVEFWICLLLTVLGYIPGIIYAIYVLVV; from the exons ATGGGCTCAGAGACTTTCCTGGAAGTGATTCTAGCGATTCTTCTCCCTCCCGTCGGCGTTTTCCTCCGATATGGTTGTGGG GTAGAGTTCTGGATATGTTTGCTGTTGACTGTGTTGGGTTACATCCCTGGGATCATTTATGCTATCTACGTTCTTGTGGTATGA
- the LOC106340213 gene encoding probable E3 ubiquitin-protein ligase BAH1-like, protein MKFGETFTEYLHGEEEWFLEKYRYVEYKKLKKVLKKCKTCNSTRSDDEHIISSATSLSDSCQYQSCPWCDQMFFEELMKEAYDIAGCFKSRVRHLLHLHVATGMQRYMMRLRRCFTDEKQALIHEGHILIQYITMNAIAIRKILKKYDKVHGSENGKNFKLKMRAERIELLHSPWLIELGAFYLNSGLDKVGNFKNSFGRVSCENINEDQPVMKLMLPNSIELEFDLVCAICLETVFNPYALKCGHIFCKACACSSASVMIFQGVKAAPQCSKCPICREVGVYAEAVHMIELHLLLKIRSKEYWKERMMGERSEMVKQSKMFWNEQTMQMIGF, encoded by the exons ATGAAGTTTGGAGAGACGTTCACGGAATATCTACATGGAGAAGAGGAGTGGTTCCTAGAAAAATATCGTTATGTTGAATATAAGAAACTCAAGAAAGTACTAAAGAAATGCAAGACATGTAACTCCACAAGATCTGATGATGAACACATCATCTCATCGGCTACCTCTTTGTCTGATTCATGCCAATACCAATCTTGTCCTT GGTGTGATCAGATGTTCTTTGAGGAACTGATGAAGGAAGCTTACGACATAGCAGGATGCTTCAAGTCAAGAGTCAGGCATCTTCTCCATCTTCATGTAGCCACTGGGATGCAAAGATACATGATGCGTCTACGCCGATGCTTCACGGACGAAAAACAAGCTTTAATCCATGAGGGTCATATCTTGATTCAATACATAACAATGAATGCTATCGCCATCCGTAAAATCCTAAAGAAATATGACAAG GTGCATGGCTCAGAGAATGGGAAGAATTTTAAGTTGAAAATGCGAGCAGAGCGCATAGAGCTCTTGCACTCACCCTGGCTTATAGAACTTGGAGCCTTTTATCTCAACTCTGGTCTTGACAAAGTTGGAAACTTCAAGAACTCTTTTGGCCGCGTCTCATGTGAAAATATAAACGAAGATCAACCAGTGATGAAACTCATGCTGCCTAACTCAATAGAGCTTGAGTTTGATCTAGTTTGCGCAATATGTCTG GAAACGGTTTTCAATCCCTATGCTTTGAAGTGCGGTCACATATTTTGTAAAGCGTGTGCATGCTCGTCTGCTTCTGTAATGATTTTCCAAGGCGTTAAGGCAGCACCACAATGTTCCAAATGTCCTATATGCAGAGAG GTTGGAGTTTATGCGGAAGCGGTTCACATGATCGAGCTCCACCTTCTGTTAAAGATACG AAGCAAAGAGTATTGGAAGGAGAGGATGATGGGGGAACGGTCTGAGATGGTGAAGCAGTCGAAGATGTTTTGGAACGAGCAGACGATGCAAATGATTGGTTTCTAG